In Candidatus Thorarchaeota archaeon, the genomic window GTAGTGCTACTGCAAGTAGGACTTCAGGGAATAGATCCATTACCTGCAAACTTCGTTCGTTCCATCTTTGGTTCCATTGCTTTCTTGCCCATCTACGCAGGTGCTAGGTTGAAGGGAATGAAGAAACCGAATAAGAGATCTGCTGCTATCGTTGCTGTTGCAGCACTCTTTGGTTTTGGAATTGGTTCCCTGTTATATACCATAGCTACCAAATATGTAGGAGCAACCATCACCTCACTCTTGGACTCGATGGCTCCTATATTCGGCCTAATGATTGCTGTTCCGCTACTAGGGGAAAAAGTAACCAAAAGAGTAATTCTTGGGACGCTGATGTCTGTGACAGGAGTAGCTATCGTCATTCTAGGATTCTAGCAAAATTGCATATCTGAAAGCAAGAATCTCTTGTCATAATCCCAACAGACTTAACGAGGACCATTGAAGACAAGTTCATGCAGCTCTCGCCAGATGTCATCTTGGGCACATTTTCAGGAGTCCTTGGTGCTGCATTCTATGCTATATCCGTGGCAATATACAGAAAGTATGCGGATCGTATCGAAGCAGTAGCAGTTGCTTCAATCAAAATGTGGATTGCCCTCCCGTTCACTGCTGTTTTGGCATTTATTCTCTTCTATCCTGCTTTACCAACCATGTCATTCATGACTGTCACCCTGCTTGCACTATCTGTTATCTTTGGAGCGGTCATCGGGGATACAATCTACCTAGTTAGTCAAGAACGCATCGGAGTTTCAATTGCTTTTCCGATATCCATGTCATATCCGGTCTTGACGTATGCGCTAACAGTGCTCTTTCTCGGAGAAGATCTCATCCCCGTAAGATTGGTTGGTACTGTTGTTGCGGTATCAGGAGTCATCATGGTCTCGCACGAACAAGACATAGGTGGCGATGAAGAGGATAGTAAGAGCTATGATATGCTAGGTATTGGCCTTGCATTTTTGACATCGGTACTATACGCTGCTGGCGCGGTTATTCTGCAGGTTGGAGTCACAGATGTAGATCCAATCTCTGGTAATTTGGTCAGGGTGTTTTTTGGCTCAATTGCCTTCATACCACTTTTTGCTTTCGCTAGAAGAAAAGGCATGACAACACCACCAAAAAGAATTGTGAAGATTATAGCGGTAGCAGCACTAATTGGAATGGCTATTGGATCCATCCTGTATGTGAATGCCACCAAGCTTCTCGGTGCAGCTACTACGTCCGTTATCGTTTCTTCAGCGCCGCTTTTTGCAGTTCCACTCTCTGTCAAATATCTTGATGAACGCGTAACGCCATTGATGGCTGCTGGTGTAATTCTTACCGTACTTGGTATTGCCCTAGTGGTTCTTACTTCGTAACCGATGATGAACAAGAAAAATAGAAGCGCTTATACACTGCGAAAAGGGAAACATTAGCCGTGTGGCAGTATGAGTAATCCAATTCTTGATTATCTTGAGAAGCATCTAGACGATGCAATTGCTGATTTGAGAGATTTGTGCTCGATTCCCTCAGTTGCAGCAAAAGGCGAACACATAGATGAAGCGGCGCAAAAGGTCATGCACCTGCTTGAGTCTGTTGGACTTGAGACTTCTATTCACCAAACATCGGGAAGTCCTGTTGTCACGGGTGAGATCGACATTGGAGCTAACAAAACCCTCTTGTTCTATAATCACTATGATGTACAGCCTGCTGAACCTTTCGATCTTTGGGAAACACCACCTTTCGAGATGAACCGGCGGGATGGTAGACTCTATGGCAGAGGCGTTGCAGATAACAAGGGTGACCTAATCACCCGTGTATGGGCCCTCAAAGCATTCCAAGAAACTAACACGAACCTTCCAGTCAATATCAAATTCCTCGCTGAAGGAGAGGAAGAAATCGGTAGTCCGCACCTGAACGAGTTTGTGAAGGAAAACCGCGATTTTCTACGGGCTGATGGTGGTATCTGGGAATTCGGTAGCACAGACATAGACGGCAATCAGGAAATGTGGTTGGGTCTCAAAGGTTTATTGTACGTACAGCTAGAAATCGAACGATTGGCTATGGATGCCCATTCATCTTACGCATGTATGCTACCATCAGCTGTCTACCGTCTTGTGTGGGCTCTAAACTCGCTCAGAAATGAAGATAACCAGATCCTGATTGACGGTTTCTATGACGACGTGAAACCGCTTTCCAAAGCTGAACAGAAAGCTATTGAGAACATCAACATGCACGAAAAAGATGTGCGGGAGTTCTATGATATCCCCGAATTTCTCGACGGTATGAGAGGGATCGAATTGAAGAAAGCCTTCTACAATGCACCAACATGTAATATTGCGGGCATAGATAGTGGCTGGCAGGGGAGTGGGGCAAAAACCGTACTGCCAGCAAAGGCCTTGGTCAAAATCGACTTCCGACTTGTCGAATCGATGCGGCCAGAAGACATACTGCGAAAGCTACGAAATCATCTAGATAGGAAGGGATTCACGGATATCAGAATCGCTTGGAACCATGGTTATCCAGCGGCCAAAACACCGATAGGTCATCCATTTGTTGACATAGTCCGAAAAGCAACAGAACAGGCATTCGGTCATGGTCCAGTCGTGCATCCAACGAGCCCAGGTTCTGGCCCGCTATATCTATTCAAAGGATTGGTACCAATGGTTTCTGTTGGCTGTGGTGATTTCGAATCAAGAGTACACTCACCAAACGAGTCTATTCTTGTTGATAACTTCCTGAAGGCATCACAACGAATAGTAGCCGTAATCCAGCAAATGGAGCAAGAAACCTTCTAGATGATAGGGGGTTTTCTTGGTCTAGCCAACACTGGTGCCGCAGTATTCACAGGCAATGATATGTTCAGAGCGCAATTTCTGTGCTAATTCCGGAGAAAATTTTGATCCACACATTGGACATAGCCAAGGCTTTGCTTCTTTTCTGTCTCTTAATTGAGAATCACCAGCAATCTCAGAGTAAGCCCTTTCGACCCATGATGCAAATGTTTGCTGATTCTGAGCTTGGAAGCTTGATAGCGCTTTTTGCAGATTACCCTTGGCTTCAGAAAGCTGACCTATTCCCCGCAATGAGTTTCCTAGACCAAAAGCGTTCCAAGCAGTATACCATTGGTCAGCAATACTTTCAGCGAGATTCAGGCCCTTCCTGAACCAGTTTGAAGCAATTGTGTAATCCATTCGATGGGCTGCAACCTGACCAAGTCCCCAGCTGGCTGCAGATTGATACCATTTACTAGGTGCTTCCTCCAACAACTCCTCGTATAGCTGTTTTGCCTTGTCAAGATATCGATGACTAATTCATCATAAAGAAAACCGCAAGACTTCTATCTTAGAATCAGACTGGTTATGGTAAGCTGCACAACGTAACATTGCTTTGTCTTTGGAGGAAGGACTATGAGAGAAATACCACGTGACTGGTCATGGATTGGAAATTGGGCCGGAAGAAGGGCCACACTAACTCCGGATAAGAAAGCCTTTCTCGATAATACAACTGAAAAATCCTATTCATACGCAGATATGGAAGATAGAGCCAACAGAGTAGCTCGGATCCTTCGTAACTATGGCATCAAGAAGGGAGACAGAATAGCAACGTATTCCAAGAACCGTTTCGAAATGATCGACCTTTTCCTTGCAACTGGCAAGATAGGAGCTATTCTTGTTCCATTCAATATTCGATTAGCACCTAGAGAAGTTGAATACCTTCTTGGCAAGACTAAACCATCCCTCCTTGTCTATGATTCGGACATAGGCGAAAGATTCGAGGAAGTCAGGCCAGATATTGATATTCTGAGTATGGGTGAGTCTCTCAAGGGCGATGACCCGGATATCAACGAGTTGATGTCTGAACAATCATCTGAGCCAGTAGAAAGACCAAAACTCGAATTCGACGACCCGCACATGATTGTATTTACAGGTGGTACCACGGGTCTTCCCAAAGGAGCTATTCTCTCGCACAGATTGATATTCTGGAACTCAGTCAATACTTGCATGAGTTGGGGGCTTCGGCCTGATGATATCCAGCCGTTACTGTTTCCGCTTTTCCATACAGGTGGCTGGAATGTCCTCCTTGTCCCTTTCTACCATATGGGAGCAAAAACAATTCTCATGGGAGACTTCGACCCTAACGAGACACTGCGAGTTATCGAAGATGAGGAATGTACCATTGTGATTGGTGTGCCCACTATGTTTCAGATGATGCCTCAGCAAGAGAAGTTCAAGGAAACTGATTTCAGCTCGGTCAGAGTTTTCATTAGTGGAGGTGCCCCATGCCCCGTTGCAATAATGGAGAATTACTGGAACCGGGGTAAACTTTTCAAGATGGGCTATGGTCTGACCGAAGTTGGCCCCAACAACTTTTACCTTCCAATAGACGAAATCAAAGAAAAACCCAACTCTGTGGGCTACCCAGTTATGCACTGTGACATGAAGATTGTGGACAAAAATGGTAACGAGGTTCCGCAGGGTGATGTTGGAGAGCTGCTTCTGAAAGGGCCGCACATATTCTCAGGATACTGGGATGAACCAGAGGAAACGAAGAAGACAATTGAACCTGACGGTTGGGTTCACACCGGCGACCTCTGCGAACAAGACGAAACCGGAGCGTATTATATCGTTGGTCGGGAAAAAGACATGTTCATCTCTGGCGGAGAGAACATTTACCCTCCAGAAATCGAAGATGTCCTCTACAAGCATCCAGCTGTCATGGAGGCCGCGGTCATTGGAGTACCCCATGAAAAATGGGGTGAAGTGGGGAAGGCATTCATTATGTTGAAACCCAACAAATCTGCAACAGTTGAAGAAATAAGAGACTATTTAGATGGTAAACTGGCGAAGTACAAAATCCCCAAGCACTATGAAATCAGAAAGGATCTCCCTATGAGTGCAGCGGGTAAGATACTGAAGCGTGAACTGGAAAAGGAGGAGGAATCATAGATGGAGAACAAACCTATTGGCATTGAAGCAATTGGAACTTATATTCCACCAGAGCGACATACAGCAGAATACATCTCGGAACGGTCTGGAACCCCCGTCGATATTATGAAAACCAAAATCGGGCTCAAAAGCAAGGCAGTCCCAGCTGAAGGAGACCATACTGTGGCAATGGGTGTGAAAGCGGCCAATGTGGCAATCG contains:
- a CDS encoding DMT family transporter, whose translation is MQLSPDVILGTFSGVLGAAFYAISVAIYRKYADRIEAVAVASIKMWIALPFTAVLAFILFYPALPTMSFMTVTLLALSVIFGAVIGDTIYLVSQERIGVSIAFPISMSYPVLTYALTVLFLGEDLIPVRLVGTVVAVSGVIMVSHEQDIGGDEEDSKSYDMLGIGLAFLTSVLYAAGAVILQVGVTDVDPISGNLVRVFFGSIAFIPLFAFARRKGMTTPPKRIVKIIAVAALIGMAIGSILYVNATKLLGAATTSVIVSSAPLFAVPLSVKYLDERVTPLMAAGVILTVLGIALVVLTS
- a CDS encoding M20/M25/M40 family metallo-hydrolase encodes the protein MSNPILDYLEKHLDDAIADLRDLCSIPSVAAKGEHIDEAAQKVMHLLESVGLETSIHQTSGSPVVTGEIDIGANKTLLFYNHYDVQPAEPFDLWETPPFEMNRRDGRLYGRGVADNKGDLITRVWALKAFQETNTNLPVNIKFLAEGEEEIGSPHLNEFVKENRDFLRADGGIWEFGSTDIDGNQEMWLGLKGLLYVQLEIERLAMDAHSSYACMLPSAVYRLVWALNSLRNEDNQILIDGFYDDVKPLSKAEQKAIENINMHEKDVREFYDIPEFLDGMRGIELKKAFYNAPTCNIAGIDSGWQGSGAKTVLPAKALVKIDFRLVESMRPEDILRKLRNHLDRKGFTDIRIAWNHGYPAAKTPIGHPFVDIVRKATEQAFGHGPVVHPTSPGSGPLYLFKGLVPMVSVGCGDFESRVHSPNESILVDNFLKASQRIVAVIQQMEQETF
- a CDS encoding tetratricopeptide repeat protein, with the protein product MEEAPSKWYQSAASWGLGQVAAHRMDYTIASNWFRKGLNLAESIADQWYTAWNAFGLGNSLRGIGQLSEAKGNLQKALSSFQAQNQQTFASWVERAYSEIAGDSQLRDRKEAKPWLCPMCGSKFSPELAQKLRSEHIIACEYCGTSVG
- a CDS encoding long-chain fatty acid--CoA ligase, which gives rise to MREIPRDWSWIGNWAGRRATLTPDKKAFLDNTTEKSYSYADMEDRANRVARILRNYGIKKGDRIATYSKNRFEMIDLFLATGKIGAILVPFNIRLAPREVEYLLGKTKPSLLVYDSDIGERFEEVRPDIDILSMGESLKGDDPDINELMSEQSSEPVERPKLEFDDPHMIVFTGGTTGLPKGAILSHRLIFWNSVNTCMSWGLRPDDIQPLLFPLFHTGGWNVLLVPFYHMGAKTILMGDFDPNETLRVIEDEECTIVIGVPTMFQMMPQQEKFKETDFSSVRVFISGGAPCPVAIMENYWNRGKLFKMGYGLTEVGPNNFYLPIDEIKEKPNSVGYPVMHCDMKIVDKNGNEVPQGDVGELLLKGPHIFSGYWDEPEETKKTIEPDGWVHTGDLCEQDETGAYYIVGREKDMFISGGENIYPPEIEDVLYKHPAVMEAAVIGVPHEKWGEVGKAFIMLKPNKSATVEEIRDYLDGKLAKYKIPKHYEIRKDLPMSAAGKILKRELEKEEES